In Apis cerana isolate GH-2021 linkage group LG5, AcerK_1.0, whole genome shotgun sequence, a single genomic region encodes these proteins:
- the LOC107994360 gene encoding 3'-5' ssDNA/RNA exonuclease TatD — translation MAENIAASNAEEKAISSAMTQCYENYIIVDVGANLTNKKYSRDLDSVIQRAKDAGVQKIMVTGASIRSSKEALRLTRIYPGTLYSTAGVHPHDAKSWENPDTLQELESIANNPECVAIGECGLDYSRDFSDPETQRAVFHKQVELACQLTKPLVIHERGAQADVLEVLNHYKNCLPPVLIHSFIGTAKEAQIYLDHGFYLGITGYLCKDKSDSGIRQLLEKRLAPLDRILIETDAPFMYPNTRASKLPVHVKDALTERSMTFLHRYCTFQRNEPCALPAIVEMVAAFMKIAPEEVALATAFNALKLFGLNQ, via the coding sequence ATGGCTGAAAATATTGCTGCATCAAATGCAGAGGAAAAAGCTATTTCCTCAGCTATGACACAatgttatgaaaattatattattgttgatGTTGGTGCCAAtcttactaataaaaaatatagcagAGATTTAGATAGTGTAATTCAAAGAGCAAAGGATGCAGGAGTACAAAAGATTATGGTAACAGGTGCAAGTATTCGTTCTAGTAAAGAGGCATTAAGATTAACCAGGATATATCCTGGTACTCTTTATTCTACTGCTGGTGTGCATCCTCATGATGCAAAATCATGGGAAAATCCTGATACTTTACAAGAACTTGAAAGCATAGCTAATAATCCAGAATGTGTAGCAATAGGAGAATGTGGTTTGGATTATAGTCGTGATTTTTCTGATCCTGAAACACAACGTGCTGTATTTCATAAACAAGTGGAACTTGCATGTCAATTAACTAAACCACTCGTAATACATGAAAGAGGTGCCCAAGCAGATGTTTTGGAGGTtctaaatcattataaaaattgtttaccaccagttttaattcattcatttattggAACTGCAAAGGAGgcacaaatttatttagatcatGGTTTCTACTTAGGAATTACTGGATATTTATGTAAAGATAAATCTGATAGTGGAATAAgacaattattagaaaaacgaCTTGCACCTTTAGacagaatattaatagaaactgATGCTCCATTTATGTATCCTAATACCAGAGCTAGTAAATTACCTGTACATGTCAAAGATGCTTTAACTGAACGATCCATGACATTTCTTCATCGTTATTGTACTTTTCAACGTAATGAACCATGTGCCTTACCAGCAATAGTAGAAATGGTAGCagcatttatgaaaattgctCCAGAAGAAGTTGCCTTAGCTACTGCTTTCAAtgctttgaaattatttggtCTAAATcagtga